Proteins from one Falco naumanni isolate bFalNau1 chromosome 10, bFalNau1.pat, whole genome shotgun sequence genomic window:
- the ZP1 gene encoding zona pellucida sperm-binding protein 1, protein MGQSCSFLLLLLLLPPGLGATFSLLRYRYDCGDHGMQLLAYPTRDRTVRFKVIDEFGTRFDVANCSICLHWLNAGADGAVIFSSGYEGCHVLVKEDHYILRVQLEETLLSGVLAASYEVNMTCPQPGDYENLMDGNGHTKHQTGRGNSVHQTQADILVPLSQPGLLHHVSQSALALPGPQLSPQAHSAQVPPVARTQPVLARPGVQSQPGMARPGSQPQQGLTRTGVQPPAQPGLLHPGAQHQPGLLHPGLQNQNQPGLVHPGAQTQPGLLRPGLQNQNQPGLVHPGAQTQPGLLRPGLQTQNRPGLVHPGAQTQPGLLRPGLQTQNQPGLVHPGAQTQPGLLRPGLQNQNQPGLVHPGAQTQPGLLRPGLQNQNQPGLVHPGAQTQPGLLRPGLQTQNQPGLVHPGAQTQPGLLHRRLQNQNQPGMVHSGAWPQPGLLHPGLMPQNQPGLVHPGVQSGLTHAGAQTQAGFVRLGAQPQSRPGLAHPRLQTQSQTGLLHPGLQSQAGLVPPGQARPGPARPGLLSRPGLVRPGLQAQPQLGLVHPGLQPQPQPGLLGPGLQSQSGLLQSTALFYPSAGAGKPLTREQCQVTAGRMPCVAPQGREACLQAGCCYDDMDRIAPCYYGNTATVQCLLDGHFVLVVPRGLATQPYNLDSVRLASTQAGCEPIRVTDTFVMFHFPVTQCGTTVQVIEDRLIYENQLISTIDVQGSPRGSITRDSTYILQARCIYNASELLPLRMEVAVPPTSTPLAMLGPLGLQLRIATDESYSSYHPDGDYPLVRVLRDPIYVEVRLLQKTDPNLVLVLHHCWASPSTDATAEPQWPILVDGCPFTGDNYRTQLVPVGPASPQLPFPSHYQRFVISTFTFVEPPSMAVLEGEVYISCSASVCHLAQPEPCRPSCQLGVPSRARRSLGDRTAEAVGIVTSQGCIIFPKVPKLRPG, encoded by the exons ATGGGACagagctgctccttccttctcctgctgctcctcctgcccccggGGCTTGGAGCCACCTTCTCGCTCCTGCGGTACCGCTACGACTGCGGGGACCACGGCATGCAGCTGCTGGCGTACCCCACCCGCGACCGCACCGTCCGCTTCAAGGTCATAG ACGAGTTTGGCACTCGCTTTGACGTGGCCAACTGCTCCATCTGCCTCCACTGGCTCAATGCTGGGGCGGACGGTGCTGTCATCTTCTCCTCCGGCTATGAGGGCTGCCACGTCCTGGTGAAG GAGGATCACTACATCCTGAgggtgcagctggaggagacGCTGCTCAGCGGGGTCCTGGCCGCCTCCTACGAAGTCAACATGACATGCCCACAGCCGGGTGACTACGAGAACCTCATGGATGGCAACGGGCACACCAAGCACCAGACTGGTCGGGGCAACAGTGTCCACCAGACCCAGGCTGACATCCTCGTCCCGCTGTCACAGCCTGGCCTCCTGCACCATGTGTCCCAGTCTGCCCTTGCCCTCCCGGGACCGCAGCTCTCTCCCCAAGCCCACTCAGCGCAGGTTCCCCCTGTGGCTCGGACCCAGCCGGTGCTGGCTCGCCCGGGGGTGCAGTCCCAGCCCGGCATGGCTcgccctggctcccagccccagcagggctTAACACGCACGGGtgtgcagcccccagcccagccagggctcctgcaccctggggctcagcaccagccagggCTCCTGCACCCGGGGCTTCAGAACCAAAACCAGCCGGGGCTGGTGCACCCTGGGGCTCAGACTCAACCAGGGCTCCTTCGTCCCGGTCTTCAGAACCAAAACCAGCCGGGGCTGGTGCACCCCGGAGCTCAGACTCAACCAGGGCTCCTTCGTCCAGGTCTTCAGACCCAAAACCGGCCTGGCCTGGTGCACCCCGGAGCTCAGACTCAACCAGGGCTCCTTCGTCCAGGTCTTCAGACCCAAAACCAGCCGGGGCTGGTGCACCCTGGAGCTCAGACTCAACCAGGGCTCCTTCGTCCAGGTCTTCAGAACCAAAACCAGCCGGGGCTGGTGCACCCTGGAGCTCAGACTCAACCAGGGCTCCTTCGTCCAGGTCTTCAGAACCAAAACCAGCCGGGGCTGGTGCACCCTGGGGCTCAGACTCAACCAGGGCTCCTTCGTCCAGGTCTTCAGACCCAAAACCAGCCGGGGCTGGTGCACCCTGGGGCTCAGACTCAACCAGGGCTCCTGCACCGAAGGCTTCAGAACCAAAACCAGCCAGGGATGGTGCATTCTGGAGCCTGGCCCCAACCAGGTCTTCTTCATCCAGGGCTTATGCCCCAAAACCAGCCGGGGCTGGTGCACCCTGGTGTCCAGTCTGGCTTAACACATGCTGGTGCTCAGACCCAAGCAGGCTTTGTACGCCTGGGAGCTCAGCCCCAAAGCCGGCCAGGCTTAGCTCATCCCAGACTTCAGACCCAATCCCAAACTGGTCTCCTCCACCCTGGGCtccagagccaggctgggctggtaCCTCCAGGCCAGGCACGACCGGGTCCAGCGCGCCCAGGACTGCTGTCCCGACCGGGTTTGGTGCGCCCCGGGCTTCAGGCGCAGCCCCAGCTGGGCTTGGtgcacccagggctgcagccccagccccagcctggcttgTTAGGTCCTGGGCTTCAATCCCAGTCTGGTCTGCTGCAGTCCACAGCTCTCTTCTACCCCTCGGCAGGGGCAGGTAAGCCG CTGACACGGGAGCAGTGCCAGGTGACTGCAGGGAGGATGCCGTGCGTGGCCCCGCAGGGCCGGGAGGCCTGCCTGCAGGCGGGCTGCTGCTATGACGACATGGACCGCATCGCACCCTGCTATTACGGCAACACGG CCACCGTGCAGTGCCTGCTGGATGGACACTTCGTCCTGGTGGTGCCGCGGGGCCTGGCCACCCAGCCCTACAACCTGGACAGTGTACGCCTCGCCAGCACCCAGGCCGGCTGCGAGCCCATCAGGGTGACAGACACCTTCGTGATGTTCCACTTCCCTGTCACACAGTGTGGCACCACTGTCCAG GTGATCGAGGACCGGCTAATCTATGAGAACCAGCTGATCTCCACCATTGATGTCCAGGGGTCTCCCCGCGGCTCCATCACACGGGACAGCACCTACAT cctccAGGCTCGCTGCATCTACAACGCCAGTGAACTCCTGCCGCTCCGCATGGAGGTGGCCGtgccccccacctccacccccctGGCCATGCTGGGGCCGCTTGGGCTCCAGCTGCGCATTGCCACTG ACGAAAGCTACAGCTCCTACCACCCCGATGGAGACTACCCCCTGGTGAGGGTGCTCCGGGACCCCATCTACGTGGAGGTTCGCCTCCTGCAGAAGACGGACCCTAACCTGGTGCTGGTCCTGCACCATTGCTGGGCATCCCCCAGCACCGACGCCACAGCCGAGCCCCAGTGGCCCATCCTCGTGGACGg GTGCCCCTTCACAGGTGACAACTACAGGACCCAGCTTGTGCCTGTGGGACCGGCCTCACCGcagctgcccttccccagccactACCAGCGCTTTGTCATCTCCACCTTCACCTTTGTGGAGCCACCCTCCATGGCGGTGCTGGAGGGAGAG GTGTACATCTCCTGCAGTGCTTCCGTGTGCCACCTGGCACAGCCCGAGCCCTGCCGgccctcctgccagctgggGGTGCCCTCAC GAGCGCGTCGGTCTCTGGGGGACAGGACAGCTGAAGCCGTGGGCATAGTCACCTCCCAGGGATGCATCATCTTTCCAAAGGTCCCCAAGCTGCGGCCAGGCTGA
- the PRPF19 gene encoding pre-mRNA-processing factor 19 has product MALICSISNEVPEHPCVSPVSNHVYERRLIEKYIAENGTDPVNNQPLSEEQLIDIKVAHPIRPKPPSATSIPAILKALQDEWDAVMLHSFTLRQQLQTTRQELSHALYQHDAACRVIARLTKEVTAAREALATLKPQAGLIVPQAVPSAQPNVAGAGESMDLGELAGMTPEIIQKLQDKATVLTTERKKRGKTVPEELVKPEELSKYRQVASHVGLHSASIPGILALDLCPSDTNKILTGGADKNVIVFDKSSEQILATLKGHSKKVTSVVFHPSQDLVFSASPDATIRIWSVPNASCVQVVRAHEGSVTGLSLHATGDYLLSSSDDQYWAFSDIQTGRVLTKVTDESSGCALTCAQFHPDGLIFGTGTMDSQIKIWDLKERTNVANFPGHSGPITSIAFSENGYYLATAADDSSVKLWDLRKLKNFKTLQLDNNFEVKSLIFDQSGTYLALGGTDVQIYICKQWTEILHFTEHSGLTTGVAFGHHAKFIASTGMDRSLKFYSL; this is encoded by the exons ATGGCCCTCATCTGCTCCA TTTCCAACGAGGTGCCCGAGCACCCGTGCGTCTCCCCCGTCTCCAACCACGTCTACGAGCGGCGGCTGATCGAGAAGTACATCGCGGAGAACGGCACCGACCCCGTCAACAACCAGCCGCTCTCCGAGGAACAGCTCATCGACATCAAAG TTGCCCACCCCATCCGGCCCAAGCCTCCTTctgccaccagcatcccagCCATCCTGAAAGCCCTCCAGGATGAGTGG GATGCTGTCATGCTGCACAGCTTCACCCTCCGCCAGCAGCTGCAGACGACGCGCCAGGAACTGTCCCACGCGCTCTACCAGCACGATGCCGCTTGCCGTGTCATTGCTCGGCTCACCAAGGAGGTCACAGCCGCCAGAGAAG ctttGGCGACTCTGAAACCACAGGCCGGCCTCATCGTGCCCCAGGCGGTGCCATCCGCCCAGCCGAATGTGGCG ggagctggggagtCCATGGATCTGGGAGAGCTTGCGGGCATGACCCCCGAGATCATCCAGAAG cttcAAGACAAGGCTACGGTGCTGACCACGGAGCGTAAGAAG AGAGGAAAGACAGTTCCAGAGGAGCTGGTGAAGCCGGAGGAACTCAGCAAGTACCGGCAGGTCGCCTCGCATGTG GGGCTGCACAGTGCCAGCATCCCAGGGATCCTTGCCTTGGACCTCTGTCCTTCCGATACCAACAAGATCCTCACCG gtgGGGCtgataaaaatgtcattgtCTTTGACAAGAGCTCGGAGCAGATTTTGGCAACACTCAAGGGGCACTCCAAGAAGGTTACCAGTGTTGTCTTCCACCCGTCTCAG GATTTGGTGTTCTCGGCTTCTCCTGATGCTACTATCCGGATCTGGTCTGTGCCCAACGCCTCGTGTGTGCAGGTTGTCCGTGCCCATGAGGGCTCTGTGACTGGGCTGAGCCTCCACGCAACAGGCGACTACCTCCTCAGCTCTTCTGATGACCAG TACTGGGCTTTCTCTGATATCCAGACAGGACGTGTCCTCACCAAGGTGACAGATGAGAGCTCTGGCTGTG CTCTCACTTGTGCCCAGTTCCACCCGGACGGGCTCATTTTTGGAACAGGGACGATGGACTCTCAGATCAAGATCTGGGATCTGAAG GAACGCACCAATGTGGCCAACTTCCCGGGGCACTCGGGCCCCATCACCAGCATCGCCTTCTCTGAGAACGGCTACTACCTGGCCACAGCAGCGGACGACTCCTCTGTCAAGCTGTGGGACTTGCGTAAGCTCAAGAACTTCAAGACGTTGCAGCTGGACAATAACTTTGAG GTGAAGTCTCTCATCTTTGACCAGAGCGGCACCTACCTGGCCCTGGGCGGGACGGATGTCCAGATTTACATCTGCAAGCAGTGGACAGAAATCCTCCACTTCACAG agCACAGTGGCCTCACCACAGGAGTGGCTTTCGGCCACCACGCCAAGTTCATTGCCTCGACGGGCATGGACCGGAGCCTGAAGTTCTATAGCCTGTAG
- the TMEM109 gene encoding transmembrane protein 109, with amino-acid sequence MGGAAGRRALLAALLWAPFLGGGTGDRLEDGQAGFRAPPAADDLLSRLGRAAWGGLEGWLGPQPLQLLAESLAATAWVVSSGISVALTTLGAILGDLLAASGLGGDRLVRAAALGPSEVQRVLLWGLTALVASWVLSRLLRLLRPVLRWVKLCCFLGAFLHVAASPESPTVQAGMLLALWVLYALLGCLEGPPSPSPQLDAAVRSLEWKVEELRRRQKWGGSP; translated from the exons ATggggggcgccgcggggcgcCGGGCCCTGCTGGCCGCGCTGCTGTGGGCCCCGTTCCTCggcggggggacgggggacCGGCTGGAGGACGGGCAGGCTGGTTTTcgggccccccccgccgccgaTGACCTGCTGTCGCGGCTGGGCCGAGCTGCCTGGGGGGGCCTGGAGGGCTGGCtgggcccccagcccctgcagctgctggccgAG AGCCTTGCCGCCACCGCCTGGGTCGTGTCCTCGGGGATCTCGGTGGCCCTGACCACGCTGGGCGCCATCCTGGGGGATCTGCTGGCCGCCTCCGGCCTCGGCG GGGACAGGCTGGTGCGTGCGGCAGCGCTGGGCCCCAGCGAGGTGCAGcgggtgctgctgtgggggctGACTGCCCTGGTGGCTTCCTGGGTGCTGTCACggctgctgcggctgctgcgGCCCGTGCTGCGCTGGGTGaagctctgctgcttcctggGTGCCTTCCTCCACGTCGCGGCCTCCCCGGAGAGCCCCACGGTGCAGgcggggatgctgctggctctCTGGGTGCTCTATGCCCTTCTGGGGTGCCTGgagggaccccccagccccagcccccagctggATGCTGCCGTGCGCAGCCTGGAGTGGAAGGTGGAAGAGTTGCGGCGGCGGCAGAAGTGGGGGGGGTCCCCGTAA
- the LOC121095178 gene encoding acyl-coenzyme A amino acid N-acyltransferase 1-like isoform X1, with the protein MKGGGTSLLRGAAQPPVGLLWRCWGAAGCTMVEVTVTPQSSLADRPVQVLVRGLSPSQLVTLRASLTDEHGECFQARAFFHADGAGEVDPGRHAALGGSYSGLWPMGLFWFLQPDTLFRRLIKRDVAGSPFIVRLEVFDGLHLVPVPQDQALASCEAERWYVGPGTQRVPIREGRVRGALFLPPGPGPFPGVIDLFGGAGGLIEFRAGLLASRGFAVLALAFFAYDDLPRTLAQLDLEYFEEAAELLLRHPKVRGPGLGVVGVSKGAEVALAMATFLPQVVATVWINGTAFLHGNPLVYKDLRIPPIPYYAERIIFAEMGALDNSAIFSDPRDPAHSASAIPVERVRGKVLFVVGEADRSMNSKLFAQLAMARMPPESCRLLSYPGAGHLIEPPGSPLCSVSSLRGAPRPVVWGGEAQPHAKAQEHSWQEIVQFLEVHLGPAATMKL; encoded by the exons ATGAAGGGAGGGGGCACATCTCTGCTGCGTGGTGCAGCACAACCTCCTGTCGGCCTTctctggaggtgctggggtgccGCAGG GTGCACCATGGTGGAGGTAACGGTGACACCACAATCCTCGCTGGCCGATCGGCCGGTGCAGGTGCTGGTGCGGGGACTGTCCCCCTCACAGCTGGTCACCCTGCGGGCATCGCTGACGGATGAGCATGGCGAGTGCTTCCAGGCGCGCGCCTTCTTCCACGCCGATGGGGCAGGTGAGGTGGACCCAGGGCGCCATGCCGCTCTGGGCGGCAGCTACTCCGGCCTCTGGCCCATGGGGCTCTTCTGGTTCCTGCAGCCCGACACCCTCTTCCGACGGCTCATCAAGCGGGATGTGGCCGGTAGCCCCTTCATCGTCCGCCTGGAGGTCTTCGATGGCCTCCACCTGGTCCCTGTGCCCCAGGACCAGGCGCTGGCCTCCTGCGAGGCCGAGCGGTGGTACGTGGGTCCTGGCACGCAGCGGGTGCCCATCCGGGAGGGCAGGGTCCGTGGAGCCCTCTTCTTGCCACCTG GACCGGGACCTTTCCCGGGGGTGATCGACCTTTTTGGAGGCGCAGGTGGCCTCATTGAGTTCCGCGCAGGGCTGCTGGCCAGCCGGGGCTTCGCCGTGCTGGCGCTGGCCTTCTTCGCCTATGATGACCTGCCCCGCACCCTGGCCCAGCTTGACCTGGAGTATTTTGAGGAGGCGGCTGAGCTGCTCCTCCGGCACCCCAAG gtGCGAGGCCCTGGCCTGGGTGTTGTCGGCGTCTCCAAAGGAGCAGAGGTGGCCCTGGCCATGGCCACCTTCCTGCCACAGGTAGTGGCCACGGTGTGGATCAATGGCACAGCCTTCCTTCACGGCAACCCACTGGTCTACAAGGACCTCCGCATCCCCCCTATCCCCTACTATGCCGAGCGCATCATCTTCGCCGAGATGGGGGCCCTGGACAACTCTGCCATCTTCTCTGACCCCCGGGACCCCGCACACAGCGCCTCGGCCATCCCGGTCGAGAGGGTCCGGGGGAAGGTCCTCTTCGTGGTGGGGGAGGCTGACCGCAGCATGAACAGCAAGCTCTTCGCCCAGCTGGCCATGGCACGGATGCCACCAGAGAGCTGCCGCCTCCTCTCCTACCCTGGGGCTGGCCACTTGATCGAGCCCCCCGGCTCGCCCCTCTGCAGTGTGTCCAGCCTGCGGGGCGCCCCCCGGCCAGTAGTGTGGGGGGGCGAAGCCCAGCCCCACGCCAAGGCTCAGGAGCACTCGTGGCAGGAGATTGTCCAGTTCTTGGAGGTCCACCTGGGCCCTGCTGCCACCATGAAGCTGTGA
- the CCDC86 gene encoding coiled-coil domain-containing protein 86 — translation MVGECGTAPGPAPGPEEPNEAVPAPAPARRRRKASKKRKEAAVAAIPRGRPKSGRVWKDPGKKRFSHMIQDKALRTSWARKMKERQERKLVRDLARQLQEGKQREREEKKRRREENLKRRLENERKAEIVQVIRNPLKLKRAKKKQLRRVEKRDTLALLQKTPVQRKAAKE, via the exons ATGGTGGGGGAGTGCGGGAcggccccgggcccggcccccggccccgagGAGCCCAATGAGGCAgtcccggccccggccccggcccggcggcgtCGGAAAGCCTCCAAGAAACGAAAGGAGGCAGCGGTGGCGGCCATCCCGCGGGGCAGGCCCAAGTCGGGGCGGGTGTGGAAGGACCCCGGCAAAAAGAG GTTCTCACACATGATCCAGGACAAGGCCCTTCGCACCTCCTGGGCACGGAAGATGAAGGAGCGGCAGGAGAGGAAGCTTGTCCGGGACCTGGCAcggcagctgcaggaggggaagcagagagagcGTGAG GAGAAGAAGCGGCGGCGGGAGGAGAACCTGAAGCGGCGCTTGGAAAACGAGCGGAAGGCGGAGATTGTCCAAGTG atCCGGAACCCACTGAAGCTCAAGCGAGCAAAGAAGAAGCAGCTGCGGCGGGTGGAGAAGAGGGACACGCTGGCCCTGCTCCAGAAGACACCTGTGCAGCGCAAAGCAGCCAAGGAGTGA
- the LOC121095178 gene encoding acyl-coenzyme A amino acid N-acyltransferase 1-like isoform X2, translated as MVEVTVTPQSSLADRPVQVLVRGLSPSQLVTLRASLTDEHGECFQARAFFHADGAGEVDPGRHAALGGSYSGLWPMGLFWFLQPDTLFRRLIKRDVAGSPFIVRLEVFDGLHLVPVPQDQALASCEAERWYVGPGTQRVPIREGRVRGALFLPPGPGPFPGVIDLFGGAGGLIEFRAGLLASRGFAVLALAFFAYDDLPRTLAQLDLEYFEEAAELLLRHPKVRGPGLGVVGVSKGAEVALAMATFLPQVVATVWINGTAFLHGNPLVYKDLRIPPIPYYAERIIFAEMGALDNSAIFSDPRDPAHSASAIPVERVRGKVLFVVGEADRSMNSKLFAQLAMARMPPESCRLLSYPGAGHLIEPPGSPLCSVSSLRGAPRPVVWGGEAQPHAKAQEHSWQEIVQFLEVHLGPAATMKL; from the exons ATGGTGGAGGTAACGGTGACACCACAATCCTCGCTGGCCGATCGGCCGGTGCAGGTGCTGGTGCGGGGACTGTCCCCCTCACAGCTGGTCACCCTGCGGGCATCGCTGACGGATGAGCATGGCGAGTGCTTCCAGGCGCGCGCCTTCTTCCACGCCGATGGGGCAGGTGAGGTGGACCCAGGGCGCCATGCCGCTCTGGGCGGCAGCTACTCCGGCCTCTGGCCCATGGGGCTCTTCTGGTTCCTGCAGCCCGACACCCTCTTCCGACGGCTCATCAAGCGGGATGTGGCCGGTAGCCCCTTCATCGTCCGCCTGGAGGTCTTCGATGGCCTCCACCTGGTCCCTGTGCCCCAGGACCAGGCGCTGGCCTCCTGCGAGGCCGAGCGGTGGTACGTGGGTCCTGGCACGCAGCGGGTGCCCATCCGGGAGGGCAGGGTCCGTGGAGCCCTCTTCTTGCCACCTG GACCGGGACCTTTCCCGGGGGTGATCGACCTTTTTGGAGGCGCAGGTGGCCTCATTGAGTTCCGCGCAGGGCTGCTGGCCAGCCGGGGCTTCGCCGTGCTGGCGCTGGCCTTCTTCGCCTATGATGACCTGCCCCGCACCCTGGCCCAGCTTGACCTGGAGTATTTTGAGGAGGCGGCTGAGCTGCTCCTCCGGCACCCCAAG gtGCGAGGCCCTGGCCTGGGTGTTGTCGGCGTCTCCAAAGGAGCAGAGGTGGCCCTGGCCATGGCCACCTTCCTGCCACAGGTAGTGGCCACGGTGTGGATCAATGGCACAGCCTTCCTTCACGGCAACCCACTGGTCTACAAGGACCTCCGCATCCCCCCTATCCCCTACTATGCCGAGCGCATCATCTTCGCCGAGATGGGGGCCCTGGACAACTCTGCCATCTTCTCTGACCCCCGGGACCCCGCACACAGCGCCTCGGCCATCCCGGTCGAGAGGGTCCGGGGGAAGGTCCTCTTCGTGGTGGGGGAGGCTGACCGCAGCATGAACAGCAAGCTCTTCGCCCAGCTGGCCATGGCACGGATGCCACCAGAGAGCTGCCGCCTCCTCTCCTACCCTGGGGCTGGCCACTTGATCGAGCCCCCCGGCTCGCCCCTCTGCAGTGTGTCCAGCCTGCGGGGCGCCCCCCGGCCAGTAGTGTGGGGGGGCGAAGCCCAGCCCCACGCCAAGGCTCAGGAGCACTCGTGGCAGGAGATTGTCCAGTTCTTGGAGGTCCACCTGGGCCCTGCTGCCACCATGAAGCTGTGA